Genomic segment of Eupeodes corollae chromosome 2, idEupCoro1.1, whole genome shotgun sequence:
GTGGATAACTTTACAGCCAGGTGAAAAATTGCCCACAAATAGTGTTTTTGTTTACGAATCTACAACCCGATACATTGGCAGAGCTAGACATTTTGATGAAATCCTTCCAGCTGAAATCTATGCAAATGGTTCGGCAGTCATTTCATCGTGCcataaaataaaacccaaagaAAAATATGAGGTTCTTACATTGCCCGAACAATGTGTTTGGAAATCTTTCTCCGAAATACAGAATTTAGATGACACTGCAGTACGTATTGGTACAGCTTGGAATGGTGAACCCACCTATATTGTAGCTTCGAGAAGTGATTATTATAattctaattattattatcttgatataatttatttaactaaaaatcaattatttacatGGAATGCTAAAAGTAATATCTATTATCAAGATGAAAAGGTCTATCTGAGCTGTCCCCATAAGACCAAATGGATTGATACTGCTGCAGTGAAATTACCAAACAATACAGTATCTGGTGGCAAGTCGGAGGATGGCCATGACATTTATGTAGCTCAATTGAAACGTGGTTGTGATATTGTTGGAGGACAAGCCATACCAGAAATGGGTACTGCAACTGCATTTTTAAACGATGGCAGGCCTATTGAGGCTTCTTATTGTCAGGTATTAGTTGGTGAACCAGACGAATATACTTGGATAACAGCTAGTGATGGAGAAATTCCTGATTATGCTGTTGTTAATGGAAAACATGGAAATGAAATTGCATATGTGGCACGATTTAATAAGACTTTAGGGCATTTGACACATAGTGAGGCGCTAGAAGAACAACTTGATTATGAAATATTGGTTGCAAAACCATAAGTGTATAGTAAAATTACGTATCTTGTTCTTTTTATACAATAAagacttttaaataatattgtttgtcTAATTTCTGTGTTTTAGTAAAGTACACTATTGAAAGTGTTAAGTCGATGATCGCATATCACAGTAACTTCTCTTGAACAAAATGTACAAACT
This window contains:
- the LOC129947979 gene encoding uncharacterized protein LOC129947979 produces the protein MYRFHCLIVSILILLIIEKPEFANGDTSYRWITLQPGEKLPTNSVFVYESTTRYIGRARHFDEILPAEIYANGSAVISSCHKIKPKEKYEVLTLPEQCVWKSFSEIQNLDDTAVRIGTAWNGEPTYIVASRSDYYNSNYYYLDIIYLTKNQLFTWNAKSNIYYQDEKVYLSCPHKTKWIDTAAVKLPNNTVSGGKSEDGHDIYVAQLKRGCDIVGGQAIPEMGTATAFLNDGRPIEASYCQVLVGEPDEYTWITASDGEIPDYAVVNGKHGNEIAYVARFNKTLGHLTHSEALEEQLDYEILVAKP